Part of the Parambassis ranga chromosome 16, fParRan2.1, whole genome shotgun sequence genome, TTCCTGAGGGCCCAGGTCAGTCATGGCATATCGGCCTTCTGGGGTCTCCCTCAAGCTAGAGGCAAACTGTGCCTGCAAGATGAGGAGATGCTGGGGATTCCAGTTGGACTGTCTCCCTTTCCTCTTTTGCACCGGTGAGAGGTCCTCTCCAGCATCCTCAAAAGCACTGCCGTCTGCATCCGACTTCTCTGAAATTGAGGAGGGAGTTGAAGATTTGGGTGTCAGTCTGCCTGTGAGATTCTTTACCATATCAGAAATGTCCATCAGAGCATTCTCtctcagaggagaggagactgagtCAGTGAGAGAAAGGAGGGGTTTGTTGCCATTTACATTGCTGTTGGTCAGGAGCGCAgcactgctgttgttgttgctgttgctaTTAGTGGTGGACTTATTTTTACTCAGGTCTATGGGCTGGTCATTGTTTTCATACAGCTGAAAGTGGTTGGTGGGCTCAGCTTGCTTGCCCTGAGGGGTTGGGTTGAAAGCAGGCTTATCCATCATGCTGTTGCTGATTTTGTAAAGCATAGATAGTGGATCTGCAGCTGGGCTTACTGGTTTGGAGGCCTTCCCCAGGTGTGTGTTCATGATTGACTGGAGTGCGCTGAGAGGGTTGATGAAAGGACTTTCAGGTGAGTGATCAGTGATGATGCCCAGACTGTTGCCATTAGTTACTGGAGACTGGCATGCCTCAGAGCCATTCTTGGAATGGTTGCTGTGGCTATCCAATAGGCTCTCTTTGGGCTCCTTCTTGCAGATAAGCTCTGAGTCTACACTGCCTGGGCTGCTACTTCTCATACCAGACGGTTTACATACAGAAAGGTCATTCGGAGACCCTAACTGCTCTCTCTGGTCTCTCAGTGCAGGGGAAGGGGATTTTACTAACGATGGTGGCCGGCATCGCTCCAGGCTCAccatcttttcctctttttccttcttcacaGTGGCAGCTTTTCCTGTCACTTTCTCCACAAGCTCCTCCATGGCAGTGACATTGCTCCTGAGGGGAGTAGGAGAGGATGGGCTCCGAGGTGAGTGGATGACTGAGTTGGGGTCACTCACAAGACCTCGTAGCCCACTGTTAAACATTGGCTGCATCTGGACACTCTGGACCGTTGGTGGCAGAACAGTAGCTGAGCTCTTCATGGCACCCTGCAGCTGGTAGGCTGCATGAATGCTAGGGTAGCCACCCCATGTGGGTGTTCCTGTCTGGGCCTTGCTGATGGCACTGGATACTGTGTTCTCAAGGGATTTCAGAATATCTAAACCCTCTTTAGGTGTctcctccagatcttcttctctAAGGTATTTATATGATGTGTTATCAGCTTCTGATTTCTCTCCTGAGtcatctttctcctctttaATTTTTCTCTCCAGTGGCTCACCACTTTCAAGTTTTTCGTCCTCACCCACTTCCCTCTTTCCCTCTGAGCCAGAGGAGAGGGCAGGGGAGACTGGCTGAGATTTAACACTACTGGGAACTGGTAGTCTAGTGGTGGTCGGTGGTAGTGGGATGGACTGAATCTTCTCTTCCACCACTGGATCAAAGACCAGCTGTTTGCCCTTCTTGGATGCAGAGTTTGTGACCTTCAGAAAGTGACCTGTAACCATCATGTGGGCTGTCAGCTGTTGCAGCGTATCATGCGAGCTCCCGCACTCCATGCATTTGAGGATCTGAGCTTTACGGGCTTCAAACTGCCATGTGTAACTGGCGCCATTCTGGTAACCATAGCGGTTGTTTGGTGTAACATAGGGGTTAGCTACAGTTTTTGAGTCTTTGCCAACATCCCCAAGAGATACACTTCCACCACCACTACCAATATGGACAGAGTCTGGGGAGCATGGAGAGACTATAGCATCTTGGATAGCACGTTTTTTAGCTGAAGGGGGCACCAGCTTAGTGGCCAAGGCTGGCACTGGTTCTTTGAGAGGCACTTTCTGGTAATGCTTGGTCTTGATCATATGAACACTGAGATCTTGCAGAGACTCGAATGAGTGGCCACAGTACATGCACTTCAGGACTTTCTGGGCATCCTCCTTCCCCTCCATCTCCATCAATGAACGCTTGCGTGGTTTGGACCAGCGCTTCCCCTGTTCCTCCTCGTTGTCCTTGTTGTCATCTCGATAGTGGCCTGTCTCATTCATGTGGACTGTCAAACCCACCAGTGTGTCATAGGCAGCACTGCAGTCTTTGCAGCGGAATTTGCTTGCACCAGTAAAAACAGAGCCATACAGCTTGTTGTTCTGCCGGTAGAGCTGCACTGTGCTGAAGAGGCTAGGCTCTGGCAGAAGGTGGTAGGGGGTCTGCTGAAGAGTTTTGGCAAGTGCTGCCTGGTGCCAGTCATAGGCTACACCGCTACCATTAGTGGCTCCACCAGTGCTGCTCCCACTGGTGCTGGTTGCACTATGGCTGCTAACAGAGCTAGCGGTTGTGCCGTTAGTTTTGCCACTCACGCTGCCTGTGTGGTTGACAGTGGTGCTGGAGCTCCTTCCATTATGGTGACTGCTAGCCATGTTGACCCCACCGCTCTTGTTTATGGTTGTAGTTGGGGAAACAGTAGAGGCAGTAGAGACAGGCTCTGATGTGGTGAGGGCTTTGTTGACactaccagcagcagcaggcttaGATTTCATGATGTCCATTGTGATGCTAGACCAAGAGGCATCTGAGATGAGGTTTGCATAGACAGCTTTCATCTGTGCCAGGCTATCCTGGAACGAGAGACCGTTGTTAGGATGGAAAGGCAAAGCACTTCCTTCCCTCTCCTGTCCGTCCCTGGAAGAGGTGCTCTTGAAGTCTGTGAGTCGGTCGCTAGCATCGCTGAGTGGAGACCCGTATCCAGCATCAGGGTTAGTGCCATTGCTGAGTGGAGAGTCTCTGTAGCTAGGTGGCTGGCCTCCATccacatcttcctcttcctcattgcACAGGAACTCATTGTCTTGGCCGTCTAATGAGAGGCCATCATCCTGCAGGTGCTCTTCCTCATCATGAGTGGTTGCCTTGAGCTCATCCTCGGGCACGTACGCTGGagtacaaagacagacagaagacaaaaatagggggaaaaaaagaagagagaaaagaggtcAGTTCAGTGAAATTAAAGATTTACAGCACACTAACAGGACCACTGTCAAAATAACATGGAATGAATACTCAACGATGAGAAATGTAGGCTTTTATTCTCAtccagtgtgagtgtgtgtatgcatgcatgcatgagttttgtgtgtattttatacaCATGTGGCTCTGAAAGCCAGTGGTGAAAAAAGCCTCCAAGGGAAAAATAAATCACTGAGATTCTGACAGTTGTCCTTTTCCTTCCCAACTATCTATTCCTCCACACATGCCTCATGTTCCCCAGGAAATGACTGGCTGTTTGGCCTTGTTAGCCAGCTGCATGCTTGCATGTTCACCTCCCCCGTTTGCTTTATTTCTTCTCCAAGCTTTATTTCATTTCGCTCACCCGGTCTACAAAGTTTAGATCTTCACATGTTCATGTTATACAACTGGCCGAGGAGGGAAAGAAACAAAATACTCATTTTGAGATAAAACAGCTTTCCCTAACTCACTCTGATGAGCTGAAGGTCATTTTGTTTTGAGCACAGCAGGAACTGGCCAAAGAATGCTACATGAATTGAGACTGTGTATTGTTCGTATACAGAAGATGATACgaaaaggaacaaaaaagggCTCAGATGTAACAGGTTTACTTGTAAAATGTGTAAAGGCAAATGAGATAGAAGAGCAGACTATGTGAAAAGTGCAGGGTAGGGAAAACACAGCAAGCATCAGTAAGTAGAAGAGACAGGAGGTGGTTAGGGGGGAGAATGAGTGAATGAAGAGAAGACGTGtgggagaaagaaaaagtgaGCAGGAGGTGGTGAGTTTGCTGGGTGGgggaaagagaaaaaggagaaggaaaaaaagaggagataGAGGgtgagggaggcagggagacaGGAAAGACGGCCCCCTAGCTTCTTCCTTTATCTCCTTCCTGCATGGTGAGATGTGTGTCCTAGATGCCAGTATCACTCTCTCCTGATGAAACAGATGTGCTGTCAACTTCAAACGGCACGCTAACCTGTCATATCATAATCTAAGTGGACATAATACCTGATATATATACACTGGCACCATTTACTGCTGCCTGAGAGGAgatgggtggaggaggtgggggaggtgAGCAGCTGCACCATCaactgtgactgtgtgatgatgtgcatgtgtgtgcgtgcaagtGCCTCTGTAAGTGCCTGTTTGCGAATGCGCGTTTGCCCGCACGCTCACCTTCCCATGCGTACGTGTGTACTTTATGCATTTTCCAGCTCATACACATTTGCTCTTACAGTGCAAACCTGAACCCACCGACCATAATATTGGCTATAAGTCTGAGTTCGCTGTGTGCTACTGATACACCCTTCTCCAAATGAGCAACATACTCCCCTAACGCCTGACAGGATTTCTGTGAAATGAGAGCACTACAGGAGAACCTGGCTGCGCTTCAATcccactgacagactgagaccGAGACAGTTTCTAAAACTCCTGAAAATCCCTAACACAGCAGATTAGCATTATGTGCTGTACTCTCTACAACACATCTGCAGAGTGTCTTCTGTTACAGTGCCTTCTTTCTCACTTACCCGCATCTAGAGGAGGAGGCTATCAACACATATCAGCCATTTAGTACACTAAGCATCCTTTACAATGGCTATCCATTCACTATAAACccacaaaaacactgcaaacataCAGTAGGAATTACCTATGTGagtcacacacatcagctgcagtcaaaaaaaagcTAAACCCCAATAGCTGGCAGTGTTTAATACatacacactcgcacacacacacacacacacagacagcaggaatGAGAAGCAGCAGATCAGAAATATCCCTGGGTGAGTGacaaaacacagactgcagcagggaGGGGCTTCGAACGATGAGCAGGTCGCCAGGGAACCCTTTGACGATCCCTGTCAATCAATTCCTGTCCTGCcatgttgtcatggaaacaacaAAGAGGGAGATATCaaaagcacacagacaaaagacTGGCAGAGACAGACATCTGTAAAAATCACAGGCAGCAAGTGGACGGTTTCGCAAACCATAAATGTACAATTTTAATGATGAAATGTGGCTGAACGTGAGTCTGAAATAAATGATCTCTCAATCTGTTTGGAGATGCTGCATCTACTCTGACAGGATGCTAAAATCTGAAGCAAGAAGGGGAAATATTAAGAGCTACATATCAAGTCAATCACTGCAACTTGAGGATGTGTGAATCTGACTGGCGAGCAGATTAAGCTCCTTCTCTCGTCCTGAATGCACATATGCGGAACAACACCGGCAGCGAGGGGTGGGCTTGGGGAAGGGGCAGGGCTGTGGCGTGCCGTCCCTGGCGGTTTGGTTTGCCGAGTGGGTGATGGCTGTGAGCAGGGCCATCTGCACAGGCGCCAAAGCGCCTGTCACTTTTGCTCGGGGACGTGCCGCCATCAAGGAGACAGGCGGCAGCGTGGCCAGGATAGGACTGCAGACTCACTGTCAGAAGCAGCAGCAATCAAGCCCGCCACCAGCCACGCCAGatcaccaacaacaacaacacacaccaaGGAAGAGGGAATTAACACGCCTGTGTCACTGATCTCCTAAAGTTCACACGTAGGGTTAatgtactaataataaaaagGGATGCAAAATAAGTGAAGTACAAACATTGGGTTGAGGTAGCTCCATTTAAACATGCATAATGCACAAATAGATTGACATGCACACTGCTGTAATGCATCAAAGCTTTTCATGTGGGCTATAGAGCCATATTTGATTACAGATAAGAGCTTTAAAAGAACTCAAGTGTGCGTTTTGTTCCTATCTGACtcattgattattattatttaaatgagAGTTCCTAAAGGACCAGCTAACTAATGAAGCCATGAAGCACCTTTCAATCTGACTTGTAACTTAATATTACAGAATGATATGTGTCACTGCAGATTTCACATTTGCAAACTGTGATCAGGTTTGTGCGTTTAACACCACCCCAGAGTAGACTGAGTGCAGTCCcccctgtctctgtgtggagaacacacacagacagtttgaTATGATGTTTTTCTGATGAACAGACTGCGGTGAACGCCCTGTATCCTGCCTCAACACAACACTGGGCCTCACAATGGGACAACATGATGGACCTAAGCACAGATCATCTCGAAAACATTctccctcacagacacacacacacagtgtaacctTCTGTATGACTTGATTTTTGTAAATGATACCAAATGAAATACAAGCAACAGACACGTCAGTGTTTTTGGCAGGGAGTAAAGCAGAAACATATCACTCCTTTTCAAAACTTTGCTATCTTTCTCCACCCTTAtccatttttttgccttctcccttttctttgcTGAGAGTCTGCTGGTTGTTAAATCAATAAAACTCTCTGTCAGGCTCGCAGAGCTTCACCATTTGGCCGCTGTCAAAGCCAAACAAACCAGATAAGAAAGGCAGAAAGGCGATGAAACgaaggggagagacagagagagaggaaaaagaaagggATGAAACCAGTCAGCCTCCTCTCGccgccacctccaccaccagacCCATTTCTCCAACACCCCTCCTtctatttatttacacacatttctttatttatttgatgcGAGTTTGGGAAGAGGGGGCAATCACTGCAGTCATTTGCGGCACTAATGTCCAATCACGGGCCCCTTCACTCATGTGATTTAGGCAGTGCAGGACTGGGTTCGCGGGCAGAGAATCGTGGGGAGGGTAGGtggagggtgggtgggggggcagaGGCCGTTTAGGCCGGCCCCTAATAGGAAACTGGCAGTCTTATTCCTTCCCCAGATTCTGTTTGTCACCCTGCTCTCCATTACGTGCCTCTCAACCCTGATGGCTTTGGACAGGAGCTGATCAAAAAGCCATCGCTTGACCTACACGCCGTGGCAGAACGGGATTTGCGCCGTGCacaaggagagagggaaagatgagacagaggaagagaaggaggggtGTATGTCAGTGTATGgtgcagagaggagaaagagggaggaggagggggagaaggggggggggggggggtgatagcTCTCGGACCGGGACAAGAGGgctgtaaataaaatgacattattATTTCCTCTGTCCCGTCATGTAGAAAAGCCAATTATGGTAATGCTGCTGCCGGCGTGTCAGAGGGAATGCTGGGATGTGCTTCCCGTGAAGCGGCTAACATGAGAGCAATGCCCTGATCAGGAACACAGGCCTCACTTTGACAAGAGACTGAACAGATAGGAAGAACAAATAGAGGGGTAGAGGCAAGAGACTGAGATATGAATCTAACAGCAACACTCTATCTGAGCTTTGTTTTATCAATGGACAAATCATTCAGGAGAATTTCTGCTCATAAAATCAAGTCTGAAGGAGGCAAAAGTTTGTCCTGGCCATTgatagtagttttttttttacatccacacactcacacacgcataCATTCCACAGTGAACTGTAAAAAATCAACAGGTAACAAATTAAACATCCCTACAGAATCTCATTAAGTTAAGCTTCATGATATGAAAATGATTGAGAATCCAGGCCTAGAAGAGAAGCTATCGACCTGAAAAGTTCAGGAGTTCATGAATTATACTCTGTCACACCTCAAAATTTGACGAGATGAATTATGCAAAGACGACAGTGAAAGAGCCGGATATTGAGGGTGAAGGCGATCATTTACTTTAGGAGCTAATACgttctcatctcatctcaggCTTCTCCCGGCATCCCGTTCTTAAAAATTCCTCTCGTTCTTGATAGGGGAGCTCTCCTTAAAATAATTCCTCAGCTACctttctcctttcactccccTTCATTaccccctctttctctttttctcccaccctcctcctcctcctcctcttcctcctcctctccagcctTGCTCACACGCCCACATGGGCCCCTCCCAAGCGGAATAATGGGAGCATATGGCCTAGGCAGCACCTACAGGGCCTTAAATAACTGCTGCAGCATTCCAGCTCGCTGTACCAATTTATCTCTCGCCCCCCTCTGCACCCCATTTCAAAACACTTCTAGCCTGAGTTGAGCTCAGCAGACAGCGGCGGATGGGACATGTTGTTCTTTAGACACATAGCTACATAATGGACTGACGTAGAAAGTGGGGTGAAAGTGAATAAGTGCTGTGCAAACAGGATTAGTGTTGAAATTCTGTTTTATTGGCAGATATTCAGTGAGTCAACCGGCAGCCTTCTTGGTGACTGTTTGCGCTGGTGGCTCCACGCAAACACTTCAAGTAACGCTGACTTACAGCAGACCAGTGGCATTATGTGTGTAAAGTCACAGCATTGATGCTTTAGATAgcagtgtgttagtgtgttttaaAGATGCATGTCTGTCCAAATCAAATGTCTTTATATGTGAATGATATATTATCAGCGGTCTGCTTCTTTAGTGAGTCAGCTTAATGTGTGGTCTGCTCTGTCTGTGGCATTCACTTGTCTTGATTACCATTCTGTAAAGTAAggtggggtcagaggtcagacaggtACCCAGTGCTAAGTAGGTGCAGGTCACGTCCTCATGTAAATATATCAATAAGTCTCATAGTCATCTATAGTCATTTCTATATGACCTCTAGAGAATAATATATGGATTAATAGGCTATGCCTATGTGGGAGGATTTGTGCATATGATTGTGTCTGGGCAGGTGTAAGATCCAAAAGGCGATCCAAGtgggcagggtgtgtgtgtgtgtaaagtgagagagagtgagtgtaaaaggtgctgctgttttatttatagaGAGAGTGCTATTTATACCCAACTCAAAGATCAGTTCAGAAGAGCTGCTTGTGGGTCACAGCCAAGATCACTCTCCATTACAGTGCACGCACAAAttcaaaacacatacacacacacacacacacacacatacacacacacacactcatattcaAGCTGCAGTAGCAGTCACTGTCGTCTCTGCTTTTTACACATGCAGTAACAACACAGGAAGAATGTGGCTGTATGTACAGTAGAGTTGTGTGTTAGCTGGTGAAAGGGTGGATGAGAGATTGAGGGTGGGAGTGACTGACTGAGTGTTCTTCATGGAGTACAGCAGGCTTTAACATGCTCagggatcaatacagtgaacCAGCGCCAATCGATTGCAATTCatctagcttttttttttttttttttttaatttcattctcACCCACTAGCACTGCACGCTGGGCTGCTGCTGTCCTGCGAGgcaatacataaataaacatacacacatttgcatacacaaaaacacataaacacaataacgcatacacacacacacacacacctgagcgGCTGGAACGATTGCACCCTGCATGCGAAAGCACGTTCAATAAACCCGTatggaatttatttatttttattgagcATATCAGCCCATCCTGGTCCTCTCTGCATAACAAGGCCTGTATAATTAAACCATAAATTTCAGTGCGCTCCTTTAATTACCACAGACAATGTCAGGAGGCAGCAGAGTAAACAAATGGCTTTGAAgtgagcaagaaaaaaaatgctttgacaCAGCAATGGAGAAGCTGTTCATTTTGGTGGGGATGTTGTTGCACTTGAAAAGGATGAAATGTTCAAAAGAGAGTAGGTGCATGGGGAGTACAGTATGTATTTTCTCCCACCTGCCTTTTCTAAGAATGCTTTTGAGGGATGCAGGTTTGCTGTAGAGTGAAGAGAGGAATAATCAGTGTCTTGGCGCAAGCATGACGATGTGCAAATATATGAATTATATTTGGATGGGAACAGTATGTTGGaggacaaaaatacatttacactgcatatgtgtttaaacacatgtttttcttaaacacacagaagacagaaggtgtatttgtgtgtaattTACGGGGGTAACctgggggggcgggggggttCTAGTCCCTCTTGACCATGATTGGAAGCATCTGCAGAACTGTGTGTCTCATGCAGCATATAgacgcttgtgtgtgtgtgtgttgtgtgtgtacgtTTTAGGTCAATGTCAACACGCAGGCCTGCTTCTCAGCAGCTTAGCTAATTACACAAGAGCCCTGAAGGCCACTTAGAACAGGTTAGCTAATTAACAAACAGGCTGATTGCAGATTAATTGAGAGGTGTTCCTAATCTTCACCCCTAAATGCAATGACAAATGCTAACTGGTGCTAATTAGGCCGGTATGGAGAGCCGGGAGTGGAGGTTGTATTTACAGTTGCAGGGGCTCGTATGGATGCGTGGCTTGTATCCAGCTGCCTATTACAGATCTGCCAGCAGGTTAAGCAAATGGAACTAGTGTGAAGCTACGGTACTAGGAAGGTAAAAcgctgtgaggacagcttcatCTGTGTGGGCTCAATATTTACAGTGCATAGCTGCTATTTTGTAGCTTtgcttttaataaaaacatctacattttttttcattattgaaACTATTTATCTTCCTAATATTACTGTGCTTATAACTGGTAGTGAATAGAGGTGCCATTACTTTGCCATTTATGATACctcatttgtttacttttaCATTTAGATTTACATGCAGCAATCTCTGACCTGTGATAAAAATCACCGTTATTTAAAAGCTCCCTCTCACATTTTCACTAAAAGCAGACTGTTAAGACTCTAATGTTTGCAGCTGACCTTtcaatgtgtatgtgtgtgtgttcagatctACTCCAGTATCAATGGTGTGCTTAGAACATGAAACCTGAAACGGTGTCAACACAATGGGTTACGGTGGCTTACAATGGCAAAATGAAGAGAAATAGGCCCCACAGCAGGGATCTGAACCAGCAACCATCTGTGGATGATCACCTGCCAATAGAAAATAGACTTTACTTCACccccacttcacacacacacacacacactcacacgcagtCTTGCAATTTTCACAGGCACTAAAATGACTCCCCAAGGCCAGACTTCTTCCAACTTCCATCTGCCTGGATAAATTTATCATACAGCTCCCCTGTCTATCACCACACACCTGTGCCTTTTAAGCTGCCCACCTTCCCCACATACACATGCACTCAGATTCCACCTGGCCTCTTTCAACCTCTGACCCCACCCTCACCAGCGTCTCCCTCTTTCCTATAATCCCCTCCTCCATCCATTGACTCCAttgcttccttctttcttttacACCACCTGCGCTTTTAAATCCCTAAATCAGGACGGACCATtttacctgaacacacacacacacacacacacacacattgccaataaatacacacagaagtACCTCCATACAAACTTGTGCACACATCCTTGCCCAGATcccaggaaaaacacacacaaacataagtatgtacaaacacacactcacatgcactgTCCCTGACAAGAcaacagccagcagcagctgcttccatcTCCTAGCAACAGCCAGCCTGATAGATGACCCAACGATGGATAATTACCGTAAATCACCACAGCTCACACACTAAAGGAGTGAGAGGGGTGAGAGAGCTTGA contains:
- the LOC114448122 gene encoding teashirt homolog 1-like codes for the protein MPRRKQQEPRRSAAYVPEDELKATTHDEEEHLQDDGLSLDGQDNEFLCNEEEEDVDGGQPPSYRDSPLSNGTNPDAGYGSPLSDASDRLTDFKSTSSRDGQEREGSALPFHPNNGLSFQDSLAQMKAVYANLISDASWSSITMDIMKSKPAAAGSVNKALTTSEPVSTASTVSPTTTINKSGGVNMASSHHNGRSSSTTVNHTGSVSGKTNGTTASSVSSHSATSTSGSSTGGATNGSGVAYDWHQAALAKTLQQTPYHLLPEPSLFSTVQLYRQNNKLYGSVFTGASKFRCKDCSAAYDTLVGLTVHMNETGHYRDDNKDNEEEQGKRWSKPRKRSLMEMEGKEDAQKVLKCMYCGHSFESLQDLSVHMIKTKHYQKVPLKEPVPALATKLVPPSAKKRAIQDAIVSPCSPDSVHIGSGGGSVSLGDVGKDSKTVANPYVTPNNRYGYQNGASYTWQFEARKAQILKCMECGSSHDTLQQLTAHMMVTGHFLKVTNSASKKGKQLVFDPVVEEKIQSIPLPPTTTRLPVPSSVKSQPVSPALSSGSEGKREVGEDEKLESGEPLERKIKEEKDDSGEKSEADNTSYKYLREEDLEETPKEGLDILKSLENTVSSAISKAQTGTPTWGGYPSIHAAYQLQGAMKSSATVLPPTVQSVQMQPMFNSGLRGLVSDPNSVIHSPRSPSSPTPLRSNVTAMEELVEKVTGKAATVKKEKEEKMVSLERCRPPSLVKSPSPALRDQREQLGSPNDLSVCKPSGMRSSSPGSVDSELICKKEPKESLLDSHSNHSKNGSEACQSPVTNGNSLGIITDHSPESPFINPLSALQSIMNTHLGKASKPVSPAADPLSMLYKISNSMMDKPAFNPTPQGKQAEPTNHFQLYENNDQPIDLSKNKSTTNSNSNNNSSAALLTNSNVNGNKPLLSLTDSVSSPLRENALMDISDMVKNLTGRLTPKSSTPSSISEKSDADGSAFEDAGEDLSPVQKRKGRQSNWNPQHLLILQAQFASSLRETPEGRYAMTDLGPQERVHICKFTGLSMTTISHWLANVKYQLRRTGGTKFLKNMDSCQPVFLCGDCASQFRTPSSYISHLESHLGFSLKDLSKLSAEHLREQQAASKVITDKMTFGSPLSALTTPEDDTGSVYQCRLCNRTFVSKHAVKLHLSKTHGKSPEDHLVFVTALEKLEKLDKMEKV